In Deltaproteobacteria bacterium GWC2_55_46, a single window of DNA contains:
- a CDS encoding peptidylprolyl isomerase, which translates to MGEKKEVRAVIETKYGEMEIRFFPEAAPGHVENFVKLAKEGFYDGTIFHRVIPGFMIQGGDPNTKGPDKDTYGTGGPGWHIKAEFNDIPHKRGILSMARSQDPNSAGSQFFIVVKDSNFLDGQYTVFGEVAKGIEVADKIVSLPRNPRDLPNERVELKVRIVE; encoded by the coding sequence ATGGGAGAGAAGAAGGAAGTAAGGGCAGTAATAGAGACAAAGTACGGGGAGATGGAGATACGTTTCTTCCCTGAGGCCGCCCCCGGGCACGTCGAGAACTTCGTCAAGCTCGCGAAGGAAGGCTTCTATGACGGGACTATCTTCCACAGGGTAATACCCGGGTTCATGATACAGGGCGGGGACCCGAACACCAAGGGGCCTGACAAGGACACTTACGGAACCGGGGGGCCGGGCTGGCATATAAAGGCCGAGTTCAATGACATCCCGCATAAAAGAGGCATCCTCTCCATGGCGAGGTCGCAGGACCCTAATAGCGCCGGCTCGCAGTTCTTCATAGTGGTCAAGGACTCCAACTTCCTCGACGGCCAGTATACCGTATTCGGCGAGGTCGCGAAGGGGATCGAAGTGGCTGACAAGATAGTAAGCCTCCCCAGGAACCCAAGGGACCTCCCGAACGAGCGGGTGGAGCTGAAGGTGAGGATAGTGGAGTAA